CATCGCAAGGAGATCCAGAAGTTCATCGACCTCGGCTTCGACCAGATCTACCTGCACAACGTCGGACGCAACCAGGAAGACTGGATCGAGACGTTCGGGCGCGAAGTGCTGCCGGCGCTGCACCGCTGACAGCGAGCCGCGACCGCTTCCTAGCGTTCGGGCACCGGCCGTAACGGAGGCACGAAGGTAAGCCCTTCCTCCTCGACCTCGAGGATGTCTTCGGAAGTCTCCCCTGCGACCTCGACTTCGTCCTCGGTCGGCTCCTCGGCAGGCAGTTGCCCGCCCGATATCCCGCGTGTCAGCCCGGGCGCAGGCTCGCCGGCGAACGCCGTGACCAGCATGCGGTCGACGACTTCGTAGCCCGTTTCGTCCTCGACGATCCGGCGCGCGATCTCGGGCAGCGCCTCGTTGGCGACCTCACCGGCAAGCGTGACAACACCATCGCGGCAAAGGATGCGAACGTCGTCCAGCGCTTCGCCGACTTCGTTGAGGAACGCTTCGCGAATCGTCTCGGCAACTTCCGCGTCGTCGAGCACTTCGAGGTCGCGCGCGATCGGCGCAGGAGCGAGGCCCTCGTCGGGCTCGCCGTCAGGCTTCTCGTCCGGAATGTCTTCGGCAAAATCCTGGGGGCGCGCGGTCGCGTCGATGCGATCCGGTTCTGGCGCCGCTTCGCTTCGTGCTTCGCACTCCGCGCAGCGTGCCGCCCACGGCTCCGAGCGCAGGCGCTCGACAGCGATCGGTTTTTCACAATCGATGCAGGCGCCGTACGTGGAGCGATCGATACGCTCGAGCGCGCCGTCGATCTGACGAAGCTCCGCGTACTGGCGTGCCGTCACTCGCGTGCGTACGTCGGCGGCCTGCTCCTCCTGCGCGAACTCTTCCGGCTCGAGTTGCTGGTCTTCCCGATCCGACTCGATGGTGTCGAGCTCGCCCTCTCCCGCATCACGGGCGCGGAGCACACGCCTGCGGGCGGCAACCAGCGCGCGGCGGAGCTCCTCGATCTCGGCTGTCTTGAGCGTCTCGTGCATGTTCCCTCGTCGCGCTGATTCGACGACGCAGGCGCCGTTTCCATGCGCGATTCCTTTTCGACAGATGTGTCGACCGGTGTGCCAACCCGAAGGGGGAGCGCTCCTCCCGGGGCACTTTCGGCGTGCGCCGGTAGCGACGCCGGCCGGCCCCCGTTCCAAGATGAGGGCGTGAGCCTTCGCACGTCTCCCTTGGTGTCGCGCGCGTTGGTCGTGCTTCTGATCGCGACCGCACCGTGCTGCTCCCCCGATGTCCGCTTGCGTGGAGACGGCCAGGCGTCCGCGGCAGCCGCACCTTCGTTGCAGACGAGTCAAGGCCGCCTCTCGGCCTCGAGCTCCGAGAAGATCCTCGCCGGTCTCGCCAGGCAATCCGGGGTGTCGGATGTCCTGCTGCATCACGTCGCGGTGGAGGAGGCGTACGCCGGCAGTCCTCTCGTCGTCGGCAACCGCGTCGACCTTCTGCGCGACGGCGACCAGGCGTACCCGGCGATGGAGAAGGAGCTTGGCCTGGCGCGACGGAGTATCGATCTCGAGGTCTATACGTTCCGCGACGATGAAGTGGGCAAGCGTTTCGCGCAGTTGCTCCAGGAGCGGGCACGCCACGGCGTGGACGTAAGGGTCATGTACGACAGCGTCGGCTGCCTTTCGACCGATCGCGAGTTCTTCGACTCGCTGCGCAGCGCGGGAGTGGCCGTCATCGAGTTCAACCCCGTCAATCCGCTGACCGCACGCGGGCGCTGGCGACTCGAGCACCGCGATCATCGCAAGCTGCTCGTCGTCGACGGGCGCGTCGCATTCACCGGCGGGATCAACATCAGCACCGAATATGCGGGCAGCGGCCGCAGCTCTTCGTCCGGCGGCGGCCGCGTGCCTGTCGAAGGCAAAGCGTGGCGCGACACCCAGGTCCGCATCGAGGGACCGGTGGTTTCCGATTTCGCGCGGCTCTTCGACGACAGCTGGCGCAAGCAGGAAGGTCCCCCGCCCCGGCGTTCGCACCCGAGCTCCCCGCCCCCGCCGGCGGGCAGCGACATCGTCCGCGCAATCGGAAGCACGCCCGACGACGCCGAAAGCATCATCCACAAGACGCTGCTCTCTGCGATCTCGCACGCCGAGCGCTCGGTGCACCTGACGCAGATGTACTTCGTTCCCGACCCCGACCTGGTGCGCCTCGTCGAGGCCGACGCCAGGCGCGGCCTCGACGTACGCATCATCCTGCCGAGCGAAGGCTTCTGGATGACGCGCTATGCCGGACGCTCGCACTTCTCCGAGCTGTTGCGCGCGGGAGTGCACGTTTACGAGCGGCGCGGGCCGCTGCTGCACGCGAAGACGGCGGTGATCGACGGGGTCTGGTCGACCGTCGGCTCGGCCAACCTCGACTACCGCAGCTTCGCGAAGAACGACGAAGTCAACGCAGTTGTCCTCGGCGAGGATTTCGGCGACCAGCTCGAAGCGATGTTCCGCGACGACATCGCCGAATCGCAGGAAATCACCGCGGCGCGGTGGAAGAGGCGTGGTCCGTCGACGAGGTTCAAGGAAATCGTGGCGCGGCTCTGGGAGCGCATGCTGTAAAGCGCCCCGCCGCGGCCTGCGCCGCGGAACTGTCGCGGCGATCGCCGCCGGTGGCAGCGGCGATCGCCGGGTCGATCAACGAATCACGGGTTGTGCGGAGCGGCCGGCGGCTGCGCCGGAGCCGGCGACGACGACTGCGTCGTCACTTTCACCTCGGCGCCGCGACCGGCAAACACGCCCGATCGAACCGCGACGAAGCCGATCATCACGACGATGACGAAGATCACCAGCACTGCGACGATTCCCGTGCTGCTGTCACTTTCGGCCATGCGTTCACCTCCGCCGGGCATGCGCATCCGTACCGTCTTGCGACAGCGGCGCAGCCCAGCGCGGCGGATGCTGGCGCCGCGGTTTCCTGATCGTCAATGACCTCCACCATCGCTCCGACCCGGGTGTGTGTGGCCCGCATTTGCACGCCTGCGCAGACGGCAACCACGAATGCATCAAAACAGGCTGCAGCGGTGTTTCGCCGGGTTCACCGCGACCTTACCCGATCGAGTGGTAACACTGCCGGCGCGAAATTCTCGCCGACGAGAAGATGCTCGTGGCCCCCGTCCGGGAAGTCGGGAGTGTCCGGACGCCGATCGGGATTTTCTTGCCGGCGATCCGTCAAGGCCGTGCAATCCCGCGGTGTTGTGCAATCGCAGACTTACTCGCGCGCATACGAGTGCAGCGCGCGGTGACAAACGTTCTCCGTGGAGCAACGCTCGCGGTGCAGGCGGGTGCGAATCTCCCCGCCTGCCGCCTTCGCGCTTTGCGGGGAGCGCTCACCCAACGGAGGGGATATGAAGAGGATCGGAATTCTCGTGTGCGCGGCCGCGCTCGCGCTCGTTGCGCTGCCAGGCAGCGCGCTGGCCCAGCTCGACCATCTCGTTTGCTACAAGGCCGTCGACAAGCTCGTGGTCAAGGCTTCGGCCGACCTGTTCGCGGAGCTGCAGCCGGAGTTCACCGCCAAAGGATGCACGCTGATCAAGGTCGACGATTTCTGCGTGCCGGCGACCAAGCTCAACGTGCAACCGGCGTCGGCGAACGTGCGGCCCGACATCACCGGCCCCGCACTCAACGCCGACTACATCGGCTACCTCGTGCGCTGCACGTCGGAGCTGTCACCGAGCAACAAACTGCTGGTCGACCAGTTCGGCGTCCACCGCCAGGGCCACTACAAGGTCTACAAGATCTACGTGCCGGCGAAGAAAGCTCCGCCTCCGTGCGGGACCAACGCCGACGGCAAGCAGTGCGGCGGCATCTGCCCGTCGACTGCCGACGAATGCCGCGTCGACACCGACGGCGTCTGCAAGTGCATACCGCCGGTCGACAACACCTGCAGCGGCAAGCCCGACAAGCAGGGCCAGTGCGGAGGCCCCTGTGCCGATCCGACGCAAAGCTGCCAGCTTACCGCCACCGCGACCGGCGCGAAGGTCTGCGCCTGCGGTCCTCCGCCGCCGCCCGTCTGCGGCATCAATCCGGCTACCGGAACCTGCGGCGGCGACTGCCCGAACAAGGCCGACAAGTGCCTGCTCAACAGCGCCAACGAATGCACTTGCGTACCTCCGACGACGCCGTGTGCGCTGGTGCCGGGTACGGTGCCGACTTGCGGCGGAGACTGCCCGGTCGCAGGCGACGTCTGCAGCCTCATCAACGGACAGTGCGCGTGCGGAGGCGGAACGCCGCCGCCGTGCAGCCAGAATCCGCTGACGGGCAAGTGCGGCGGCGAGTGCCCGACCACGGGCGACATCTGCCAGCTGAACACGGCAGGCCAGTGCACGTGCGCTCCGACGCCGTGCGGCAGCGATGCCAACGGTGTCTGCGGCGGAGCCTGCCCGAATCCGGCGACGCAGCAGTGCAAGGGCGACGCCAGCGGTGCGTGCAACTGCACTCCGCCGTCGTGCGGCATCGTCAACACCGACCAGTGCGGCGGCGAATGCCCGGCACCGGCCCAGTGTCGCGTCGCGACGTCGTCGGCAGGGCTGGCGTGCAAGTGCCAGTGACGCACGCGGCCGCTTGAACGAAAAAGCCCCGGATGCCGCAAGGCATCCGGGGCTTGGTTGGAGTTCGGGAAGTCGGCGACAGGCACCAGAACGCTGGGGCCTGTCCCCAGCTCGCTGGTACCTGTCCCCGGCGTTCAGTCTTTTGCGGCCTGGCGATCTTGCTTCGACATGCCTTCCTTGTCGGCCTGGACCTCGCGATCGGTGTCTTCCTTCTCGTCTTCCTGCACCTGCGCCTTTTCCTTCTTGGCGTCCTGGCGATCTTCGTTCTTCGCCTGCTTGACCGCCTTCTTTTGCGCGCCGGTCTTGCCGGTATCGGCCGTGTAGATGTTGTCTTCCTTGGCCTTCTTGGCGCCCTTCATGCCGTAGTCGCCGCTGCGACCGCCATACACGTCGGCGCTGCTCCCTCCGTAGAGGCCGGCACTGCTGCCCTGCTTGCCGCCGCCGTATCCGCGGCCGCC
The Candidatus Binatia bacterium DNA segment above includes these coding regions:
- a CDS encoding TraR/DksA C4-type zinc finger protein gives rise to the protein MHETLKTAEIEELRRALVAARRRVLRARDAGEGELDTIESDREDQQLEPEEFAQEEQAADVRTRVTARQYAELRQIDGALERIDRSTYGACIDCEKPIAVERLRSEPWAARCAECEARSEAAPEPDRIDATARPQDFAEDIPDEKPDGEPDEGLAPAPIARDLEVLDDAEVAETIREAFLNEVGEALDDVRILCRDGVVTLAGEVANEALPEIARRIVEDETGYEVVDRMLVTAFAGEPAPGLTRGISGGQLPAEEPTEDEVEVAGETSEDILEVEEEGLTFVPPLRPVPER
- the cls gene encoding cardiolipin synthase — protein: MQTSQGRLSASSSEKILAGLARQSGVSDVLLHHVAVEEAYAGSPLVVGNRVDLLRDGDQAYPAMEKELGLARRSIDLEVYTFRDDEVGKRFAQLLQERARHGVDVRVMYDSVGCLSTDREFFDSLRSAGVAVIEFNPVNPLTARGRWRLEHRDHRKLLVVDGRVAFTGGINISTEYAGSGRSSSSGGGRVPVEGKAWRDTQVRIEGPVVSDFARLFDDSWRKQEGPPPRRSHPSSPPPPAGSDIVRAIGSTPDDAESIIHKTLLSAISHAERSVHLTQMYFVPDPDLVRLVEADARRGLDVRIILPSEGFWMTRYAGRSHFSELLRAGVHVYERRGPLLHAKTAVIDGVWSTVGSANLDYRSFAKNDEVNAVVLGEDFGDQLEAMFRDDIAESQEITAARWKRRGPSTRFKEIVARLWERML